One window of Microcoleus vaginatus PCC 9802 genomic DNA carries:
- a CDS encoding tetratricopeptide repeat protein — MQQLHGLLQDGSRVAIAAASGMGGIGKTELAWQYATFHRDCNTYPAGIWWLFVRDNDLAPQVLQKALRMGIQPPDTLDNLEERLQFCYEEWAKQTSGNALLVLDDVNDYRAVQPLLPRNPRFKVLLTARQIVPSPVGCLPLKVLKPEAALNLLRLTAGDLPGNRLGLNIDAQLEDAEALCQWLDYLPLGIELVGRYLRRKERLPLATVLQRLQSQRLEARALQEAEAGMTARRGVAAAFELSWAELKPPARTLGCLLSVFALAPIPWKLVTECLPDWDEEDLEDCRDYELLEQSLLSLVEDETSDAAEFRQVQVRYQLHALIREFFATKLQERADAENLRRSFAVVLTSVTKTIPQTVTLEVQERLKQVLPHLAVVAEQWSHLLEDSTDAMWFFTVLAWVAQSQSLWAEAEKWLKACLQMTEERYGADHPYTALGLNNLAALYESMGRYPEAEPLLVRSLAICEQYLGADHPHTAMSLKNLAMLYKAMGRYPEAEPLLVRSRAIEEQYLGADHPHTAMSLNYLGALYESMGRYPEAEPLLVRSRAIEEQYLGADHPHTASSLNYLALLYQSMGRYPEAEPLLVRSLAIREQYLGADHPNTAMSLNNLAMLYQAMGRYPEAEPLLVRSLAICEQYLGADHPHTATTLNNLAALYESMGRYPEAEPLYVRSLAICEQYLGADHPDTAGSLNNLAGLYYAMGRYPEAEPLYLRALEILSNRLGEEHPNTQTIWSNFIACLQQAISPGQDSQLSQHPTTQAMLQQLRETE, encoded by the coding sequence ATGCAGCAGTTGCACGGATTGTTGCAGGATGGAAGCCGCGTTGCCATTGCCGCTGCGTCGGGAATGGGCGGCATCGGCAAGACAGAATTGGCATGGCAGTATGCAACATTTCACCGCGACTGCAACACCTATCCAGCGGGGATTTGGTGGCTGTTTGTCCGGGACAACGATTTAGCGCCACAGGTGTTGCAAAAAGCGCTGCGAATGGGAATTCAGCCGCCGGATACTCTCGACAATCTGGAGGAACGGTTGCAGTTTTGCTACGAAGAGTGGGCAAAACAAACCTCTGGGAATGCTCTGCTGGTATTGGATGATGTCAATGATTACCGGGCGGTGCAGCCGTTGCTGCCTAGAAATCCCCGCTTTAAAGTGTTGCTGACAGCGCGACAAATTGTGCCGTCGCCTGTGGGGTGTTTGCCGTTAAAAGTGTTGAAACCAGAGGCGGCGCTAAACTTGCTGCGGCTGACGGCAGGGGATTTGCCGGGAAACCGACTGGGTTTAAATATTGATGCCCAGCTTGAAGATGCTGAAGCGCTTTGTCAGTGGTTGGATTATTTGCCTTTGGGCATCGAACTGGTGGGGCGCTATCTGCGACGCAAGGAGAGGCTGCCCTTGGCAACAGTGCTGCAACGGTTGCAGAGTCAGCGATTGGAAGCGCGGGCATTGCAGGAGGCGGAAGCTGGGATGACGGCTAGGCGCGGAGTGGCGGCAGCTTTTGAGTTGAGTTGGGCGGAGTTGAAGCCTCCGGCGCGCACGCTGGGGTGTCTGCTGAGCGTGTTTGCTCTGGCTCCGATTCCTTGGAAGTTGGTAACCGAGTGTTTGCCGGATTGGGATGAGGAGGATTTGGAGGATTGTCGGGATTACGAACTGCTGGAACAGAGTTTGCTGTCGCTGGTGGAGGATGAAACCTCCGATGCGGCTGAGTTTCGGCAGGTGCAGGTACGCTATCAACTTCATGCGTTGATTCGAGAGTTTTTTGCGACCAAGTTGCAGGAACGGGCGGATGCGGAGAATTTGCGGAGAAGCTTTGCTGTGGTGTTGACATCGGTGACGAAGACGATTCCGCAGACGGTGACGCTGGAGGTGCAGGAACGGTTGAAACAGGTGCTGCCCCATTTGGCGGTGGTGGCGGAGCAATGGTCGCATTTGCTGGAAGATAGCACTGATGCTATGTGGTTTTTCACGGTCTTAGCGTGGGTTGCCCAGAGCCAGAGTTTGTGGGCAGAGGCGGAGAAATGGTTGAAAGCTTGCCTGCAGATGACGGAGGAACGCTACGGAGCCGACCATCCCTATACGGCATTGGGTTTGAACAATCTGGCAGCGCTGTACGAGTCAATGGGGCGCTACCCAGAAGCGGAACCCTTGTTAGTGCGCTCGCTCGCTATCTGTGAACAGTACCTCGGAGCCGACCATCCCCATACGGCAATGAGTTTGAAGAATCTGGCAATGCTGTACAAGGCAATGGGGCGCTACCCAGAGGCGGAACCCTTGTTAGTGCGCTCGCGAGCGATCGAAGAACAGTACCTCGGAGCCGACCATCCGCATACGGCAATGAGTTTGAACTATCTGGGAGCGCTGTACGAGTCAATGGGGCGCTACCCAGAGGCGGAACCCTTGTTAGTGCGCTCGCGAGCGATCGAAGAACAGTACCTCGGAGCCGACCATCCGCATACGGCATCGAGTTTGAACTATCTGGCATTGTTGTACCAGTCAATGGGGCGCTACCCAGAGGCGGAACCTTTGTTAGTGCGATCGCTCGCTATCAGAGAACAGTACCTCGGAGCCGACCATCCCAATACGGCAATGAGTTTGAACAATCTGGCAATGCTGTACCAGGCAATGGGGCGCTACCCAGAGGCGGAACCCTTGTTAGTGCGCTCGCTCGCTATCTGTGAACAGTACCTCGGAGCCGACCATCCCCATACGGCAACGACTTTGAACAATCTGGCAGCGCTGTACGAGTCAATGGGGCGCTACCCAGAGGCGGAACCTTTGTATGTGCGCTCGCTCGCTATCTGTGAACAGTACCTCGGAGCCGACCATCCCGATACGGCAGGGAGTTTGAACAATCTGGCAGGGCTGTACTATGCAATGGGGCGCTACCCGGAGGCGGAACCTTTGTATCTACGAGCATTAGAAATCTTGTCTAACCGATTGGGAGAGGAGCATCCCAACACTCAAACTATTTGGAGCAATTTCATTGCTTGTCTCCAGCAGGCGATATCACCGGGTCAAGACTCGCAACTTTCCCAGCATCCAACAACGCAAGCAATGCTTCAGCAACTTCGGGAGACGGAGTAG
- the pstC gene encoding phosphate ABC transporter permease subunit PstC has product MTNPSKKRKKVTRKSPEINTALDLTDTSGEGLWIESGFTMFVWAFALATAGTLFWISAIIFKDAWPAISNFGLSFLWNPKWDIGELQFGALPFIYGTVISSAIAIIIALPLGLSVAIVTSENFLPPWVRSPLGFMVELISAIPSVIVGLWGIFVLIPFLLPLQQSLFDNFSWFPLFSSEPLGPGMLPAGILLSIMILPTVAAISRDVLLSVPVDLRSASMSLGATRWETIFKLLLPAASSGIIGATILALGRALGETMAVTMVIGNSIQINQSLLAPSYSIPAVLASQFREALEPLHIGALMYLALILFVITLLVNAVAVLLVKLMGVKGAKN; this is encoded by the coding sequence ATGACAAATCCTTCCAAAAAACGTAAAAAAGTGACTCGGAAATCGCCCGAAATAAACACAGCCTTAGACTTGACAGATACTTCTGGTGAAGGTTTATGGATCGAGTCAGGATTTACAATGTTTGTATGGGCTTTTGCCTTAGCGACAGCGGGCACGCTGTTCTGGATAAGCGCGATAATTTTTAAAGATGCTTGGCCAGCTATTAGCAATTTTGGGCTCTCCTTCTTGTGGAATCCCAAGTGGGATATCGGCGAGTTGCAGTTTGGGGCCTTGCCTTTTATTTACGGCACTGTGATTAGTTCTGCGATCGCCATAATCATCGCACTTCCTTTAGGGCTGTCAGTAGCTATAGTTACTAGCGAGAACTTCTTACCCCCTTGGGTGCGATCGCCCTTGGGATTCATGGTTGAATTAATCTCGGCTATTCCCAGCGTGATAGTTGGCCTTTGGGGAATCTTTGTTTTGATTCCCTTTTTGTTGCCATTGCAGCAGTCATTGTTTGATAATTTCAGTTGGTTTCCTTTGTTCAGCAGCGAACCTTTAGGTCCGGGAATGCTGCCGGCTGGAATACTGTTATCAATTATGATTCTGCCCACAGTAGCCGCCATCAGTCGCGATGTATTGCTATCTGTTCCAGTAGATTTGCGAAGTGCTTCGATGTCCCTCGGGGCTACCCGCTGGGAAACAATATTTAAGCTGTTATTACCAGCAGCTAGTTCAGGGATTATCGGCGCTACAATCTTGGCATTGGGACGCGCTTTAGGCGAAACAATGGCCGTCACAATGGTGATTGGCAACTCGATTCAAATAAACCAATCCCTGCTAGCTCCCAGCTACTCAATTCCTGCGGTTTTGGCAAGTCAATTTCGGGAAGCTCTCGAACCGCTGCACATTGGCGCTTTGATGTATTTAGCCTTGATTCTATTTGTCATCACTCTGTTGGTGAATGCAGTGGCAGTATTGCTGGTTAAGCTAATGGGCGTTAAGGGAGCTAAAAATTAA
- the pstA gene encoding phosphate ABC transporter permease PstA, translating to MTQAQKSNTILDAEIYNPLSLSRTLFSRGMTLIACFLTALAVLPLFAILYKILGEGLTHLSWEVLVSLPAPVGVEDQPNGFANAILGTALMVGIATLISVPIGVMTGIFLSEFGRENKAMANSIRFITVILSSVPSIVVGVFSYALIVVTTKAFSSLAGGFALGIIMLPVVALTTEQALKLVPTSYRLASAGLGGGRFQTIFRIIIPSALPTITTGILLAASRAAGETAPLIVTALSSQFWPPLVDKLGEIMQSPIGAETISKLKEIPETLLTPTPSMSVLIYSYASSPYKEQNELAWTAASVLLGMVLIASVASRTVTRKRLQNR from the coding sequence ATGACTCAAGCACAAAAATCAAACACTATTCTGGATGCAGAAATCTACAACCCCCTGTCACTGAGCAGAACTTTGTTCAGCCGGGGAATGACACTTATTGCCTGCTTTCTCACAGCTCTTGCCGTGCTACCTTTGTTCGCTATTCTGTACAAAATATTGGGTGAAGGACTTACACATTTGAGCTGGGAAGTGCTAGTATCTCTGCCCGCACCCGTCGGAGTTGAAGACCAGCCCAACGGCTTTGCCAATGCCATTCTCGGCACTGCTTTAATGGTGGGAATTGCGACATTGATCAGCGTGCCTATCGGCGTAATGACGGGAATATTTTTGTCTGAGTTTGGTAGAGAAAACAAAGCGATGGCCAATAGTATTCGCTTTATCACCGTCATTCTCAGCAGCGTTCCCTCGATCGTCGTTGGCGTCTTTTCCTACGCCCTAATTGTCGTTACCACCAAAGCATTTTCATCATTAGCAGGCGGTTTTGCCCTCGGCATCATCATGCTTCCAGTTGTTGCTCTGACAACAGAACAAGCATTAAAATTAGTGCCTACTTCTTACCGTCTCGCTTCTGCGGGTTTAGGAGGCGGACGTTTTCAAACTATTTTTCGGATTATTATTCCCTCAGCACTCCCAACTATTACCACAGGTATTTTACTCGCTGCTTCCCGGGCCGCAGGCGAAACCGCCCCATTGATTGTAACGGCTTTGTCGAGTCAGTTTTGGCCTCCTTTAGTTGATAAATTGGGCGAGATAATGCAGTCCCCCATAGGTGCAGAAACCATCTCAAAACTCAAAGAAATTCCCGAGACACTGCTGACTCCGACTCCTTCTATGTCAGTATTAATATATAGCTACGCCAGCTCTCCCTACAAAGAGCAGAACGAATTGGCGTGGACTGCTGCCTCTGTGCTTTTGGGCATGGTTTTGATTGCTAGCGTCGCATCCCGTACAGTAACTCGGAAACGCTTGCAAAATCGATAA
- a CDS encoding type II toxin-antitoxin system HigB family toxin, which translates to MHVITRKRLNEFTKLHPDTTNALVQWYKLVKQNEFATFVELRELFPSADQVGKLTVFNIGGNKVRLIAAIHYNRKKVYIRAVLTHSEYDEERWKE; encoded by the coding sequence ATGCACGTGATCACCCGCAAACGGCTGAATGAGTTTACTAAACTTCATCCAGATACAACAAATGCCTTGGTTCAGTGGTACAAACTGGTCAAACAAAATGAATTTGCGACCTTCGTTGAACTCCGTGAACTATTTCCATCTGCCGATCAAGTCGGGAAATTGACAGTCTTCAATATAGGAGGGAATAAAGTTCGACTCATTGCTGCTATTCATTACAATCGGAAGAAAGTCTACATTCGGGCGGTATTAACTCACTCAGAATACGATGAAGAGAGGTGGAAAGAATGA
- a CDS encoding UbiD family decarboxylase has product MARDLRGFLKLLEERGQLRRISALVDSDLEIAEISNQMLQKGGPGLLFENVKGADFPVAINLLGTEQRVCWAMNMEKPIELEELGKKLGMLQQPKPPKKISQAIEFGKVLFDVVKAKPGRDFFPACQQVVFEGEGVDLNKIPMIRPYTGDAGKIITLGLVITKDCETGTPNVGVYRLQLQSKNTMTVHWLSVRGGARHLRKAAQAGKKLEVAIALGVDPLIILAAATPIPVDLSEWLFAGLYGGSGVQLAKCKTVDLEVPADSEIVLEGTITPGEVLPDGPFGDHMGYYGGVEDSPLVRFHCMTHRKDPIYLTTFSGRPPKEEAMMAIALNRIYTPILRQQVSEIVDFFLPMEALSYKAAIISIDKAYPGQARRAALAFWSALPQFTYTKFVIVVDKSINIRDPRQVVWAISSKVDPVRDVFILPNTPFDTLDFASEKIGLGGRMGIDATTKMPPETDHEWGEVLESDPDVAAMVERRWAEYGLADLNLGEVDPNLFGYEMR; this is encoded by the coding sequence ATGGCTAGAGACTTGCGGGGATTCCTAAAACTACTCGAAGAACGGGGACAACTGCGCCGGATTAGCGCTTTAGTCGATTCCGACCTCGAAATTGCCGAAATTTCCAACCAAATGCTGCAAAAAGGCGGCCCCGGATTGCTGTTTGAAAACGTCAAAGGCGCAGATTTCCCCGTTGCGATTAACCTGTTGGGTACGGAACAGCGCGTTTGCTGGGCGATGAACATGGAAAAGCCGATCGAACTAGAAGAGCTCGGCAAAAAACTGGGAATGCTGCAACAGCCAAAACCGCCGAAAAAGATTTCCCAAGCCATAGAATTCGGCAAAGTGCTGTTTGACGTAGTGAAAGCCAAACCGGGCCGAGACTTTTTCCCAGCTTGTCAGCAAGTGGTATTTGAGGGAGAAGGGGTGGATTTGAACAAAATCCCGATGATTCGCCCTTATACGGGAGATGCGGGCAAAATTATCACCCTGGGTTTGGTAATTACCAAAGATTGCGAAACGGGTACGCCGAATGTGGGGGTTTATCGGTTGCAGTTGCAGTCAAAAAACACGATGACTGTACACTGGTTATCGGTGCGGGGCGGCGCGCGGCACTTGCGGAAAGCGGCGCAGGCTGGTAAAAAGTTGGAAGTTGCGATCGCCCTGGGAGTCGATCCCCTGATTATTCTCGCTGCAGCAACCCCAATTCCTGTAGATTTATCGGAATGGTTATTTGCGGGACTTTACGGCGGTTCCGGCGTGCAATTGGCGAAGTGCAAAACCGTAGATTTGGAAGTACCGGCGGACTCGGAAATTGTGTTAGAAGGAACGATTACGCCGGGGGAAGTTCTGCCCGACGGGCCCTTCGGGGATCACATGGGTTATTACGGCGGCGTGGAAGATTCGCCGTTGGTGCGGTTCCACTGCATGACGCACCGGAAAGACCCGATTTATCTGACCACATTTAGCGGGCGGCCGCCGAAAGAAGAAGCAATGATGGCGATCGCGCTTAACCGTATTTATACCCCTATTTTGCGGCAGCAAGTATCGGAAATTGTCGATTTCTTCTTACCGATGGAAGCCCTGAGTTATAAAGCGGCAATTATCTCGATTGATAAAGCATATCCCGGTCAAGCGCGCAGGGCTGCTTTAGCATTTTGGAGTGCATTACCGCAGTTTACTTACACTAAGTTTGTGATTGTTGTGGATAAAAGTATCAACATTCGCGACCCGCGTCAAGTAGTTTGGGCAATTAGTTCTAAAGTCGATCCTGTTCGGGATGTATTTATTCTCCCGAATACGCCTTTTGATACGTTAGATTTTGCCAGTGAAAAGATTGGTTTGGGAGGCAGAATGGGGATTGATGCTACTACGAAGATGCCGCCGGAAACCGATCACGAATGGGGTGAAGTTTTGGAATCCGACCCGGATGTGGCGGCGATGGTAGAAAGGCGTTGGGCCGAGTATGGTTTGGCAGATTTGAATTTGGGAGAAGTCGATCCGAATTTGTTTGGATATGAGATGAGGTAG
- a CDS encoding NYN domain-containing protein has product MKCPRCESDQVRKNGRPNGHQRYLCKACRKQFFERLSPQSFSRKCTETRLSEAIPKEIAPATTTESGGIAILLLDAENLKLKVNTEQFLAGLCDYPLQVKIAFASWKNPSIGKLDAELYDRGYELIHVPGGANSADGKMIAFGAAILYRYRDVRQVFVCSSDGLLNHLCNQLQNQGVTVFRVRRQNAVLSVENPLTGDTHHYSCERELEIPSFEELANQVAELLKAEHKSIDERIARFSTVAELFQERRTVAFNSTTSPAAALSQSVQNEVTPVSEASLATVAVNQNVAEQNLPEIIPALNSNAIESLDVLKKILVEIIETAKLDLKEDAIPLVKIKKDFLAKYQSHADLVVKKFLGEKSSLIKYLQSESEVFQVKLIDQKHQVALAKKTSPSKTHSSAALEASLVKIIRGLTAQSPGSYIPISQVASEFNKLYNQPITKKLQSLNLGSKVINFLQSCKTFKIKKNGKIYEVAIALS; this is encoded by the coding sequence ATGAAATGTCCAAGATGCGAATCTGACCAAGTTCGTAAAAACGGCCGTCCCAACGGGCACCAGCGGTATCTTTGCAAAGCTTGCCGCAAACAATTTTTTGAGCGGTTGAGTCCGCAGTCTTTCAGTCGCAAATGCACCGAAACACGGTTAAGCGAAGCTATCCCGAAGGAAATCGCCCCTGCAACCACCACAGAGTCCGGCGGGATTGCGATTTTGCTGTTGGATGCCGAAAATCTGAAACTTAAGGTTAATACAGAACAATTTTTAGCCGGTTTGTGCGACTATCCCCTGCAAGTTAAAATTGCTTTTGCTAGCTGGAAAAACCCGAGTATCGGCAAGTTGGATGCTGAACTTTACGATCGCGGTTACGAACTGATTCACGTTCCGGGCGGTGCTAATAGTGCTGATGGTAAGATGATTGCTTTTGGCGCTGCTATTTTATACCGATATCGGGATGTGCGACAAGTGTTTGTCTGTTCTTCGGATGGTTTGTTAAATCATCTTTGCAATCAGTTGCAAAATCAGGGAGTGACTGTGTTTCGGGTGCGACGGCAAAATGCTGTGTTGTCTGTAGAAAATCCTCTGACTGGTGATACTCATCATTATTCTTGTGAGAGGGAACTGGAAATCCCTAGTTTTGAGGAATTGGCTAATCAAGTTGCAGAGTTGTTGAAAGCTGAACACAAATCTATTGATGAGCGAATCGCTCGTTTTTCTACTGTGGCTGAGCTTTTTCAAGAGCGCCGAACTGTTGCTTTCAATTCTACAACTTCCCCTGCAGCAGCACTGTCGCAGTCAGTACAAAACGAAGTTACCCCGGTGTCTGAAGCATCTTTGGCGACCGTTGCTGTTAATCAAAATGTTGCGGAGCAAAATTTGCCAGAAATAATACCTGCTCTCAATTCAAATGCTATTGAGTCGCTGGATGTTTTAAAAAAAATACTTGTAGAAATAATTGAAACTGCCAAACTTGACTTGAAAGAGGATGCTATTCCTCTGGTAAAAATTAAAAAAGATTTTTTGGCTAAGTATCAATCTCATGCTGATTTAGTTGTGAAAAAGTTTTTGGGTGAAAAATCCAGTTTAATCAAATATTTGCAGTCGGAATCTGAGGTTTTTCAAGTAAAATTAATCGACCAGAAACATCAAGTGGCGCTCGCAAAAAAAACCTCCCCTTCAAAAACTCATTCCTCTGCTGCCCTGGAAGCATCTCTAGTCAAAATTATCAGAGGATTAACTGCTCAATCTCCCGGGAGCTATATTCCGATTAGCCAGGTTGCCAGCGAATTTAATAAGTTATACAATCAACCAATTACTAAAAAACTGCAATCGCTGAATTTGGGCAGCAAGGTGATTAATTTTTTGCAGTCATGCAAAACATTTAAAATTAAGAAAAACGGTAAAATTTATGAAGTGGCGATCGCACTTTCCTAG
- the pstS gene encoding phosphate ABC transporter substrate-binding protein PstS, with translation MTFFTARWRRAFIVTLAVAAFSLSLITSAVAAVTLNGSGATFPKPLYDRYFSQMRSANQITVNYEGTGSGAGIKALIAGTVDFAGSDALMTAAQIAEVKRGVMAVPTAGGAVAVVYNLPGVTNLRLNKDAMNGIFEGKITRWNDPKIAGISGQAKGLPNTAIRVAVRADSSGTTFIFANHLQATGSSIKAAAQPSWPGSPVSGQGNPGVAALVKNTAGAIGYVQDTYARQNNLQTAFIQNKAGRFVDPSLAEAEKALAGETFPADFRLVEGNPNDGYPIVGLTWLLIYKQYPAAKAEAIKKMVNWVMTTGQGINKQLEFTQIPSATAQKVVQTVNQSVVARG, from the coding sequence ATGACTTTCTTCACAGCACGTTGGCGGCGTGCTTTTATAGTTACGCTAGCGGTAGCAGCATTTTCGCTCTCGTTGATTACTTCTGCTGTAGCTGCTGTCACACTAAACGGTTCGGGAGCAACTTTCCCTAAACCTCTTTACGATCGCTACTTTTCTCAGATGAGAAGTGCCAATCAAATTACTGTAAACTACGAAGGAACTGGCAGCGGTGCTGGTATCAAAGCATTAATTGCAGGGACTGTTGATTTCGCAGGCAGCGACGCGCTGATGACTGCGGCGCAAATAGCCGAAGTAAAGCGCGGCGTCATGGCGGTTCCGACTGCTGGCGGCGCTGTTGCAGTTGTCTACAACTTGCCCGGAGTGACCAATCTGAGGCTAAATAAGGATGCCATGAACGGCATCTTTGAAGGCAAAATTACCCGCTGGAACGATCCTAAAATAGCGGGAATTTCTGGACAAGCTAAAGGCTTGCCAAATACTGCAATTCGAGTAGCTGTACGCGCAGACAGCAGCGGTACAACGTTTATTTTTGCTAACCACTTGCAGGCAACTGGTAGCAGCATCAAAGCTGCCGCTCAGCCGAGTTGGCCCGGAAGCCCTGTCAGCGGTCAAGGAAACCCCGGCGTAGCTGCTTTGGTGAAAAATACAGCGGGTGCGATCGGCTACGTTCAAGATACTTATGCTCGGCAAAACAATCTCCAAACAGCGTTTATTCAAAATAAAGCTGGTAGGTTTGTAGATCCTAGTTTGGCTGAAGCAGAGAAAGCTTTAGCAGGGGAAACATTCCCCGCAGACTTCCGCTTAGTAGAAGGCAATCCTAACGACGGTTATCCGATTGTTGGTTTGACTTGGCTGTTAATCTACAAACAGTATCCTGCTGCGAAAGCAGAGGCTATTAAAAAGATGGTTAATTGGGTGATGACTACAGGTCAAGGTATCAACAAACAGCTAGAGTTTACTCAAATTCCTTCAGCGACAGCTCAAAAAGTGGTTCAAACAGTGAATCAGAGTGTGGTTGCCAGAGGTTAA